GGTTCTAACAGCAATTATTTATCGCCGTTCACTGCACTAAGCAAGGATCGTTCTGTGATCTTTTTAGATCAATTAGGTTCTGGAAATTCAGACAAGATATCAGACACTTCTTTAATGCGAATTGAAAACTACGTTGACGAATTAATACAAGTGCAGAAAAAACTCAAACTAAAAAAGTATTACTTATATGGACATTCATGGGGAACCATGTTGGGAATAGATTATTACTTAAAACATCCTAAAGGAATAAAAGCAATCATTTTTAATAGCCCGTTATTCAGTACAGATTGTTGGATGAAAGACGCAGACACATTGATATCAACACTGCCCAGCAATATAGAAGCTGCTATCAGAACAAATGAAAAAAATAAAACCTACAATACACTTTCTTATCAAAATGCCGTATCACTTTATTATAAAAAGTTTTTGAGAACACAACCCGATACAGCCCCAACACCCTATAGTTATTTTGCAGAAGATATTTATGAATATATGTGGGGACCAAGCGAATTTACCTGTACAGGAAATTTAAAGAATTATAACAGGCTTGCTGATTTACACACCATCAAAGTACCAACATTATTGATCTGTGGTGAACATGATGAAGCAAGACCTACTACCGTTAGATATTATCAAAGCCTTATCCCTAACGCTCAATTTATTGAAATAAAAAACTCCGGGCATTCAACTATGCGTGACAACCCAAAAGATAATATCATAGCAGTTGAACAATTTTTAAGCGGGCTGGAAAATGATCATTGATCAAACTTCCTTTGCAACAAAGCGATAACCAATACCCGATTCTGTAATGATGTATTCAGGATGATTGGCGTCATCTTCTATCTTTCTTCTTAATTGTGCGATGAACACCCGTAGGTACTGAGATTGATCGATATAATCATTTCCCCATATCTCACGCAA
The Ferruginibacter albus DNA segment above includes these coding regions:
- a CDS encoding proline iminopeptidase-family hydrolase, producing the protein MKKLFTYFFLLVLAGCTSQKALTPGEGYINVKGGKVWYNIVGQGKKPPILLLHGGPGSNSNYLSPFTALSKDRSVIFLDQLGSGNSDKISDTSLMRIENYVDELIQVQKKLKLKKYYLYGHSWGTMLGIDYYLKHPKGIKAIIFNSPLFSTDCWMKDADTLISTLPSNIEAAIRTNEKNKTYNTLSYQNAVSLYYKKFLRTQPDTAPTPYSYFAEDIYEYMWGPSEFTCTGNLKNYNRLADLHTIKVPTLLICGEHDEARPTTVRYYQSLIPNAQFIEIKNSGHSTMRDNPKDNIIAVEQFLSGLENDH